GATCGACGGGCGCGAGGCCTCGAGGCTGCCCGGCGTGGTGGCCGTGCTCACCCGGGAGGACTTGCCCGAGCTGGGCGGCTCCGTGCCTCCGCTGGTCCCCGCGCCGACCTTCCCTCCCTATCACCACCCAGTGCTCGCTTCGGCCATGGTCAAGCACGTGGGCGAGGCGGTGGCGGTCGTGGCGGCCGAGACGGCCTATGTCGCCGCCGATGCCGTCGAGCGGGTCGTTGTCGAATACGAGCCGATGGCCGCCGCCGTCTCTCCCGAGGCCGCGCTCGCTTCCGAGGCGCCCAAGGTCCACGACGACTGGCCGGGCAATCTCGCCGGCATCTCCGAGACGCACACGGGCGATGCCAAGGCCGGATTCGCCAGAGCCGACATCATGGTCGAGATGCGGCTCCACTACCCTCGCGTCGGCGGCACGCCCATCGAGACTCGCGGGGTGCTCGCCTCTCACGATGCCGCCACCGGCCTCCTCACCACCTGGTGCTCGACCCAGGTGCCCTTCGGGGTGCGGAGCGGCATCGCGGCCGTGCTCGGCATGGCAGAGGAGCACGTGCGTGTCATCGCGCCGGACGTGGGCGGGGGATTCGGCATCAAGGGTCACGTCTATCCCGAGGACATCCTGGTGCCCGCCGTCGCGCGCCGGCTCGGCCGTCCCGTCAAATGGATCGAGACACGGCGCGAGCATTTCCTCACCGCCGCGGCCGACCGCGACCAGGAGCACCAGGCGCGCCTCGGCCTCACGCGCGACGGCGCCATCGTGGCGCTCGAGACCGACTTCACCCGCGATCACGGCGCGCACACGCCCCTCGGCGAGGCGATCGCGTACAACACCATGAACCATCTGGTGGGGCCGTATCGCGTCCCTCACTTCAAGGGCGTGGGGCGCAACGTGGTCACCCACAAGACCTTCCTCGCCGCCTATCGCGGCGCGGGACGGCCGGAAGCCAACTTCGTCCTCGACCGTCTGCTCGACCGGGGCGCGCGCGCCGTCGGCATGGATGCGGCCGAGCTCCGCCGCAAGAATCTCATCCGGATGGAAGAGATGCCGTGGCGGACGGGCCTCGTCTACCGCGACGGGGTGCCCATCGCCTATGATCCGGCGGACTACGTCAAGATCTTTGATCTCGCCCTCGAGCGTCTGGGCTACGCGGGCTGGCGCGCCGAGCAGGCCACGCGGCGAGGCTCGTCGCGCCCCATCGGGCTCGGCGTCTCCGCGTACATGGAGGGCACGGGCATCGGTCCCTTCGAGGGCGCCAACGTGCGCGTGGATCCCAACGGCACCGTCTTCGTGGACATCGGCGTCTCCTCCCAGGGCCAGGCCCACGAGACGACCCTGGCCCAGCTTGCCGCCGACGCACTCGGCGTGCCCATCGAGCAGGTCGTGATCCGCGGCGGCGACACCCAGCTCCTGGGCTACGGCATGGGCACCATCGC
The genomic region above belongs to Candidatus Methylomirabilota bacterium and contains:
- a CDS encoding xanthine dehydrogenase family protein molybdopterin-binding subunit, producing MLWLGIVRSPHAHARIVKIDGREASRLPGVVAVLTREDLPELGGSVPPLVPAPTFPPYHHPVLASAMVKHVGEAVAVVAAETAYVAADAVERVVVEYEPMAAAVSPEAALASEAPKVHDDWPGNLAGISETHTGDAKAGFARADIMVEMRLHYPRVGGTPIETRGVLASHDAATGLLTTWCSTQVPFGVRSGIAAVLGMAEEHVRVIAPDVGGGFGIKGHVYPEDILVPAVARRLGRPVKWIETRREHFLTAAADRDQEHQARLGLTRDGAIVALETDFTRDHGAHTPLGEAIAYNTMNHLVGPYRVPHFKGVGRNVVTHKTFLAAYRGAGRPEANFVLDRLLDRGARAVGMDAAELRRKNLIRMEEMPWRTGLVYRDGVPIAYDPADYVKIFDLALERLGYAGWRAEQATRRGSSRPIGLGVSAYMEGTGIGPFEGANVRVDPNGTVFVDIGVSSQGQAHETTLAQLAADALGVPIEQVVIRGGDTQLLGYGMGTIA